From the genome of Lotus japonicus ecotype B-129 chromosome 6, LjGifu_v1.2, one region includes:
- the LOC130725037 gene encoding uncharacterized protein LOC130725037, producing MSQVSGKQDSIKGKIEKTSSGVKVMGLNAQSSAQSKKASARKDSRTPASKRYMSSTRSQGTRDSPVLEDVSHEISSADEEADVEASAPQTEVPVSNVPGEENSPSLDSSSESKNSEPENEAHEEVSSEESTKSPPSVLEISDDDDSDDVPLASVAARMKKRRRVPVEDTPSGSQKKAKSTMDVKSKGKQKAVDSSHKKVKKTAEKKKIPTIDLESESDVEVDVQNIRTSEKKKFSGKRIPSDVPSFPIDNVSFHAAENVLKWKYVCNRRIEKEREIDKDVLECKMIVALIDRASLRKTVMDIGKCYEKLVKEFLVNLTDDVGIPRSAEFRKVYVRGKCVTFSPAVINQALGRSVVEFVEEELSLDKVAKELTAGQVKKWPAKKLLSTGLLSVKYAILNRIGVVNWIPSHHTSAVSAILAKLIYRIGTELPFDFGSLEFAQTLKHVETCAVKLPISFPSLLTAIILKQHPDILRMDDVAFPKGTPITLDHRLFMDPHVLDIDMPSHRTSIPVSMSAYGTQSVIAKLENLSKELQVSIKVTTKRKLKVDALLLKLKEEAGHEDVAEEERSEDLAEEIFWHLIMVLCLFCFGSCICFQPLPNLC from the coding sequence ATGTCTCAAGTCTCAGGAAAGCAAGACTCCATCAAAGGCAAGATTGAGAAGACATCTTCTGGAGTCAAGGTTATGGGCTTGAATGCGCAATCCTCCGCTCAATCCAAGAAGGCTTCtgcaagaaaagattcaagaaCTCCTGCCAGCAAGCGCTACATGTCGAGTACGAGATCTCAGGGCACTCGTGACTCACCTGTGCTTGAGGATGTTTCTCATGAAATTTCCTCTGCGGATGAAGAGGCAGATGTTGAGGCTTCTGCTCCTCAAACTGAAGTTCCTGTATCCAATGTGCCTGGTGAGGAGAATTCACCATCTCTGGATTCCTCCTCTGAGTCCAAGAACTCAGAACCAGAGAATGAAGCTCACGAGGAGGTATCTTCTGAGGAGTCTACCAAATCTCCTCCATCTGTTCTTGAAatttcagatgatgatgactcagatgatgttcctctggcaAGTGTTGCTGCCaggatgaagaagagaagaagggtTCCTGTTGAAGACACCCCCTCTGGTTCACAAAAGAAGGCCAAATCCACTATGGATGTGAAGAGCAAAGGTAAACAAAAGGCTGTGGATTCCTCACACAAGAAGGTAAAGAAAACtgctgagaagaagaaaattccaACGATTGATTTGGAATCTGAGTCTGATGTTGAAGTCGATGTTCAGAACATTCGGACTTCTGAAAAGAAGAAATTCTCTGGTAAGCGAATTCCTTCAGATGTTCCTTCTTTCCCTATTGATAATGTTTCCTTTCATGCTGCTGAGAATGTTCTCAAGTGGAAATATGTTTGCAACCGTCGGATTGAAAAAGAAAGGGAGATTGACAAGGATGTGCTTGAGTGTAAGATGATTGTTGCTCTTATTGACCGGGCTAGTCTAAGGAAGACAGTCATGGATATTGGAAAATGTTATGAGAAGCTAGTGAAAGAGTTCCTAGTTAATTTGACAGATGATGTTGGTATTCCTAGAAGTGctgaattcaggaaagtttATGTGCGAGGGAAGTGTGTAACTTTTTCTCCTGCTGTGATCAACCAAGCCCTTGGAAGAAGTGTTGTGGAGTTTGTTGAGGAAGAATTGTCCTTGGACAAGGTTGCCAAGGAACTCACTGCTGGACAAGTGAAGAAGTGGCCTGCTAAGAAGCTTTTATCTACAGGGTTgttgagtgtgaagtatgctattctgaACAGGATAGGAGTTGTGAATTGGATTCCCTCTCATCATACCTCTGCTGTATCTGCAATTTTAGCCAAGCTGATCTACAGGATTGGAACTGAGCTTCCTTTTGATTTTGGCTCTTTGGAGTTTGCTCAAACTTTAAAACATGTAGAAACTTGTGCTGTAAAGCTGCCCATTTCTTTTCCTTCGCTCTTGACTGCTATCATTCTGAAGCAGCATCCTGATATACTTAGAATGGATGATGTGGCTTTTCCTAAGGGTACCCCCATCACTTTGGATCATCGTCTGTTCATGGATCCCCATGTCCTGGATATTGATATGCCATCTCACAGGACATCAATTCCTGTTTCAATGTCTGCTTATGGAACTCAAAGTGTGATTGCTAAATTGGAGAATCTCTCAAAGGAGCTGCAGGTGTCTATCAAGGTTACTACTAAGAGGAAATTGAAGGTGGATGCTTTGCTTCTCAAGCTTAAAGAGGAGGCCGGTCATGAGGATGTTGCTGAGGAGGAAAGATCTGAAGACCTTGCAGAGGAGATCTTCTGGCATTTAATAATGGTCCTGTGTCTGTTCTGTTTTGGCTCATGTATTTGTTTTcaacctttgccaaatttgtgctaa